A stretch of the Lactuca sativa cultivar Salinas chromosome 9, Lsat_Salinas_v11, whole genome shotgun sequence genome encodes the following:
- the LOC111908436 gene encoding ubiquitin carboxyl-terminal hydrolase 5 isoform X2 translates to MMEVLMVGVRSPELSPEEERQMMRDIAMAGEAQTKEGDTFCLITQRWWRIWSAFVNQSPTITTNDGSSMEYQGSGRRPPSIDNSDLICESSSEDSTPEIYDTLVEGTDYILVPEEIWNQLYAWYGGGPALARKVITRGSSQTELTVEVYPLRLQLHFVPRVDHYPLKMSRKETIGALHKKACQIFHLIPYQVRIWDYYGRCKHALLNDLDATLDDANIQMDQDILVEVIGHNGRCKTVVQGNGCAYIDNGVSKSKTCKSNLCLTNKAGTIKGGSCVGLIGLLNLGNTCFMNTAIQCLVHTPQFARYFLGDFHQEINRENPIGMQGELALAFGELVRKLWAAGRAVFAPRVFKAKLARFAPQFAGNNQHDSQELLAFLLDGLHEDLNRVKKKPYNKSKDADGRPDEQIADEYWANHISRNDSIIVDVCQGQYRSTLICPTCEKMSVTFDPFMYLSLPIHSESAVSIYSCIEGFLGEEPLVPEDMWFCPRCKERRPATKKLDLWRLPEVLVIHLKRFSYSRTMKIKLETYVDFPLHDFDLSTYVANNKNSHGSPQVYQLYALANHYGNMGAGHYTAHVKLINQNRWYRFDDSHVSGIIEDDVKSNAAYVLFYRRMKTDTNGTHSFALHK, encoded by the exons ATGATGGAGGTTTTGATGGTTGGTGTTCGTTCACCGGAGCTGTCGCCGGAGGAAGAAAGACAGATGATGAGAGACATTGCAATGGCCGGCGAAGCTCAAACTAAGGAAGGAGATACATTTTGTCTAATCACTCAAAG ATGGTGGCGAATTTGGTCTGCATTTGTTAATCAAAGCCCAACAATTACTACAAACGATGGATCATCTATGGAGTATCAAGGTTCAGGTAGAAGGCCCCCAAGCATTGACAATTCTGATTTGATCTGTGAATCATCTTCTGAGGATTCAACTCCTGAGATCTATGATACATTGGTAGAAGGCACTGATTACATATTGGTTCCAGAAGAAATTTGGAATCAATTGTATGCATG GTATGGTGGAGGTCCTGCATTGGCTCGAAAAGTTATAACCCGTggttcttcacaaacagaattgaCTGTTGAAGTATATCCTTTACGCCTTCAACTGCATTTTGTTCCAAGGGTTGACCATTATCCCTTAAAAATGAGCAGAAAGGAAACAATTGGAGCACTACACAAGAAGGCTTGTCAGATTTTTCATCTTATTCCATATCAA gTACGCATTTGGGATTACTATGGTCGTTGCAAACATGCTTTATTGAATGACCTAGATGCAACGCTTGATGATGCCAACATACAAATGGATCAGGAT ATTCTGGTGGAAGTCATTGGTCACAATGGCCGTTGCAAAACTGTTGTTCAAGGGAATGGTTGTGCATACATTGACAATGGTGTGTCTAAAAGTAAAACCTGCAAGTCAAACCTGTGTTTAACAAACAAGGCAGGCACTATAAAGGGTGGTTCTTGTGTTGGTTTAATTGGATTGCTTAATTTGGGAAACACCTGCTTCATGAACACTGCTATACAATGCCTTGTTCATACACCACAATTTGCTCGCTATTTCCTTGGAGATTTTCATCAAGAGATAAACAGGGAAAATCCTATAGGCATGCAG GGAGAGCTAGCATTGGCATTTGGTGAGTTGGTTAGGAAGTTATGGGCAGCAGGTCGGGCAGTTTTTGCACCTCGGGTATTCAAAGCAAAACTTGCCCGTTTCGCACCACAATTTGCTGGAAATAATCAGCATGATTCTCAG GAACTTCTTGCTTTTTTGCTGGATGGACTCCATGAAGATCTGAACCGGGTCAAAAAGAAGCCTTATAACAAGTCCAAAGACGCTGATGGGCGACCCGATGAACAAATTGCTGATGAATACTGGGCAAATCACATCTCTCGCAATGATTCAATAATTGTTGATGTTTGCCAA GGGCAATACAGGTCGACTTTGATTTGTCCTACATGTGAGAAGATGTCTGTTACGTTTGATCCATTCATGTATCTGTCATTACCAATTCATTCAGAATCAGCAGTGAGTATTTATAGCTGCATAGAAGGTTTCCTGGGTGAGGAACCGTTGGTACCTGAAGACATGTGGTTCTGCCCTCGATGCAAAGAGAGAAGGCCAGCAACTAAAAAACTGGATCTTTGGAGGCTTCCGGAAGTGCTAGTGATCCATTTAAAAAGGTTCTCGTATAGCAGAACCATGAAAATTAAACTAGAAACATACGTTGACTTCCCTCTTCATGACTTTGACTTGTCAACATATGTTGCTAATAACAAAAACAGTCATGGTTCTCCTCAAGTATACCAACTTTATGCTTTGGCCAATCACTATGGCAACATGGGAGCTGGTCACTATACTGCACATGTCAAG CTTATTAACCAGAACAGGTGGTACAGGTTTGATGATAGCCATGTTTCAGGCATCATTGAAGATGATGTCAAGTCGAATGCTGCATATGTGTTATTCTACAGGAGGATGAAAACCGATACCAATGGGACCCACTCTTTTGCCTTGCATAAGTAG
- the LOC111908436 gene encoding ubiquitin carboxyl-terminal hydrolase 5 isoform X1: MAEISTANGNLTDLSPEEEKQVISGFARKGEAEAKEGDTFFLLSLRWWRIWSAFVNQSPTITTNDGSSMEYQGSGRRPPSIDNSDLICESSSEDSTPEIYDTLVEGTDYILVPEEIWNQLYAWYGGGPALARKVITRGSSQTELTVEVYPLRLQLHFVPRVDHYPLKMSRKETIGALHKKACQIFHLIPYQVRIWDYYGRCKHALLNDLDATLDDANIQMDQDILVEVIGHNGRCKTVVQGNGCAYIDNGVSKSKTCKSNLCLTNKAGTIKGGSCVGLIGLLNLGNTCFMNTAIQCLVHTPQFARYFLGDFHQEINRENPIGMQGELALAFGELVRKLWAAGRAVFAPRVFKAKLARFAPQFAGNNQHDSQELLAFLLDGLHEDLNRVKKKPYNKSKDADGRPDEQIADEYWANHISRNDSIIVDVCQGQYRSTLICPTCEKMSVTFDPFMYLSLPIHSESAVSIYSCIEGFLGEEPLVPEDMWFCPRCKERRPATKKLDLWRLPEVLVIHLKRFSYSRTMKIKLETYVDFPLHDFDLSTYVANNKNSHGSPQVYQLYALANHYGNMGAGHYTAHVKLINQNRWYRFDDSHVSGIIEDDVKSNAAYVLFYRRMKTDTNGTHSFALHK, encoded by the exons ATGGCGGAGATTTCAACAGCAAATGGTAATTTGACGGATCTGTCCCCGGAGGAAGAAAAACAAGTCATATCAGGCTTTGCAAGGAAAGGTGAAGCTGAAGCCAAAGAAGGAGATACCTTCTTTCTACTTTCTCTGAG ATGGTGGCGAATTTGGTCTGCATTTGTTAATCAAAGCCCAACAATTACTACAAACGATGGATCATCTATGGAGTATCAAGGTTCAGGTAGAAGGCCCCCAAGCATTGACAATTCTGATTTGATCTGTGAATCATCTTCTGAGGATTCAACTCCTGAGATCTATGATACATTGGTAGAAGGCACTGATTACATATTGGTTCCAGAAGAAATTTGGAATCAATTGTATGCATG GTATGGTGGAGGTCCTGCATTGGCTCGAAAAGTTATAACCCGTggttcttcacaaacagaattgaCTGTTGAAGTATATCCTTTACGCCTTCAACTGCATTTTGTTCCAAGGGTTGACCATTATCCCTTAAAAATGAGCAGAAAGGAAACAATTGGAGCACTACACAAGAAGGCTTGTCAGATTTTTCATCTTATTCCATATCAA gTACGCATTTGGGATTACTATGGTCGTTGCAAACATGCTTTATTGAATGACCTAGATGCAACGCTTGATGATGCCAACATACAAATGGATCAGGAT ATTCTGGTGGAAGTCATTGGTCACAATGGCCGTTGCAAAACTGTTGTTCAAGGGAATGGTTGTGCATACATTGACAATGGTGTGTCTAAAAGTAAAACCTGCAAGTCAAACCTGTGTTTAACAAACAAGGCAGGCACTATAAAGGGTGGTTCTTGTGTTGGTTTAATTGGATTGCTTAATTTGGGAAACACCTGCTTCATGAACACTGCTATACAATGCCTTGTTCATACACCACAATTTGCTCGCTATTTCCTTGGAGATTTTCATCAAGAGATAAACAGGGAAAATCCTATAGGCATGCAG GGAGAGCTAGCATTGGCATTTGGTGAGTTGGTTAGGAAGTTATGGGCAGCAGGTCGGGCAGTTTTTGCACCTCGGGTATTCAAAGCAAAACTTGCCCGTTTCGCACCACAATTTGCTGGAAATAATCAGCATGATTCTCAG GAACTTCTTGCTTTTTTGCTGGATGGACTCCATGAAGATCTGAACCGGGTCAAAAAGAAGCCTTATAACAAGTCCAAAGACGCTGATGGGCGACCCGATGAACAAATTGCTGATGAATACTGGGCAAATCACATCTCTCGCAATGATTCAATAATTGTTGATGTTTGCCAA GGGCAATACAGGTCGACTTTGATTTGTCCTACATGTGAGAAGATGTCTGTTACGTTTGATCCATTCATGTATCTGTCATTACCAATTCATTCAGAATCAGCAGTGAGTATTTATAGCTGCATAGAAGGTTTCCTGGGTGAGGAACCGTTGGTACCTGAAGACATGTGGTTCTGCCCTCGATGCAAAGAGAGAAGGCCAGCAACTAAAAAACTGGATCTTTGGAGGCTTCCGGAAGTGCTAGTGATCCATTTAAAAAGGTTCTCGTATAGCAGAACCATGAAAATTAAACTAGAAACATACGTTGACTTCCCTCTTCATGACTTTGACTTGTCAACATATGTTGCTAATAACAAAAACAGTCATGGTTCTCCTCAAGTATACCAACTTTATGCTTTGGCCAATCACTATGGCAACATGGGAGCTGGTCACTATACTGCACATGTCAAG CTTATTAACCAGAACAGGTGGTACAGGTTTGATGATAGCCATGTTTCAGGCATCATTGAAGATGATGTCAAGTCGAATGCTGCATATGTGTTATTCTACAGGAGGATGAAAACCGATACCAATGGGACCCACTCTTTTGCCTTGCATAAGTAG